A genomic region of Oscillatoria sp. FACHB-1407 contains the following coding sequences:
- the psaI gene encoding photosystem I reaction center subunit VIII has product MAASFLPSIFVPIIGWVFPAVTMALLFIYIEREDADGI; this is encoded by the coding sequence ATGGCAGCCTCGTTCTTGCCTTCGATTTTTGTACCTATCATCGGATGGGTTTTCCCCGCTGTAACAATGGCGTTGTTGTTCATCTACATTGAGCGGGAAGACGCAGACGGTATCTAA
- a CDS encoding photosystem I reaction center subunit XI, whose protein sequence is MTLDVVKPADDPQIGNLATPINSSPFTKALINNLPAYRAGLSAQRRGLEIGMAHGYLLFGPFAFTSQFRNSAVSDIVGLIEAVILVVILTICLSLYGGVGVQKPIATITTPNPPESLSTSEGWSEFAGSFLVGGIGGAAFAYIVYEIVKSGVFETFGNLL, encoded by the coding sequence ATGACACTGGATGTAGTCAAACCCGCAGATGACCCACAAATTGGCAATCTCGCTACTCCCATTAATTCCTCTCCTTTCACAAAAGCCTTGATTAACAATCTGCCCGCTTATCGAGCGGGTCTTTCTGCTCAACGGCGTGGATTAGAAATCGGAATGGCTCACGGTTACCTGCTGTTTGGACCTTTCGCTTTCACAAGTCAGTTCCGCAATTCGGCTGTGTCCGATATCGTTGGTCTGATTGAAGCCGTCATCTTAGTGGTAATTCTGACCATTTGCCTCTCCCTCTATGGTGGCGTTGGTGTTCAAAAGCCAATCGCGACCATCACGACCCCCAATCCTCCCGAATCCCTCAGCACATCCGAAGGCTGGAGCGAGTTCGCTGGAAGCTTTTTGGTCGGTGGCATCGGTGGAGCAGCGTTTGCTTACATTGTTTACGAAATCGTTAAATCCGGTGTGTTTGAGACTTTCGGCAACTTGCTGTAG